A single Camelus ferus isolate YT-003-E chromosome 3, BCGSAC_Cfer_1.0, whole genome shotgun sequence DNA region contains:
- the CCNJL gene encoding LOW QUALITY PROTEIN: cyclin-J-like protein (The sequence of the model RefSeq protein was modified relative to this genomic sequence to represent the inferred CDS: deleted 2 bases in 2 codons): protein MMDEPWWEGRVASDVHCTLREKELKLPAFRAHSPLLKSRRFFVDILTLLSSHCQLCPAARHLAVYLLDHFLDRYNITASKQLYAVAVSCLLLASKFEDREDHVPKLEQINSTRILSSQNFSLSKKELLSTELLLLEAFSWNLCLPTPAHFLDYYLLASVSQKDHHCHSWPTTCPRKTKECLKEYARYFLEVTLQDHIFYKFQPSVVAAACVGASRICLQLSPYWTRDLQRISSYSLEHLSTCIEILLVAYDNVLKDAVAVKSQALAMVPGTPPAPTQVLFQPPAYPGLSQPTATALAHFQTPVRDLCLAYQDPLLPPHSGTLLSGGTGSSLHALYPALPPLDVCPVPCPQSLGMQMAITSEPRHCLAATYGSSYFSGSHVFPAGCFDR from the exons GAGCTGAAGCTGCCCGCCTTCCGAGCCCACTCCCCGCTCCTGAAGAGCCGCCGGTTCTTTGTCGACATCTTGACCCTGCTGAGCAGCCACTGCCAGCTCTGCCCCGCCGCCCGGCACCTGGCTGTCTACCTGCTGGACCACTTCCTGGATCGCTATAACATCACCGCCTCCAAGCAGCTCTAC GCCGTGGCcgtctcctgcctcctgcttgCAA GTAAGTTCGAGGACAGGGAAGACCATGTCCCCAAGCTGGAGCAGATAAACAGCACCAGGATCCTGAGCAGCCAGAACTTCTCCCTCTCCAAGAAGGAGCTGCTGAGCACGGAGCTGCTGCTGCTAGAGGCCTTCAGCTGGAACCTCTGCCTGCCCACGCCCGCCCACTTCCTGGACTACTACCTCTTGGCCTCGGTCAGCCAGAAGGACCACCACTGCCACAGCTGGCCCACCACCTGCCCCCGCAAGACCAAAGAGTGCCTCAAGGAGTACGCCCGCTACTTCCTAGAGGTCACCCTGCAAG ATCACATTTTCTACAAATTCCAGCCTTCTGTAGTCGCTGCAGCCTGTGTGGGGGCCTCTAGGATTTGCCTTCAGCTTTCTCCCTACTGGACCAGAGACCTGCAGAGGATCTCAAGCTACTCCCTGGAACATCTCAGCACGTGCATCGAAATCCTGCTGGT AGCTTATGACAACGTCCTCAAGGATGCCGTCGCGGTCAAGAGCCAGGCCTTGGCGATGGTGCCCggcacacccccagcccccacccaagTGCTGTTCCAGCCGCCCGCCTACCCCGGCCTCAGCCAGCCGACAGCGACGGCCCTGGCCCACTTCCAGACCCCCGTGCGGGACCTGTGCTTGGCCTACCAGGACCCGCTGCTGCCCCCCCATTCGGGGACCCTGCTCTCAGGGGGCACCGGCTCGTCCCTCCACGCCCTGTACCCTGCCCTGCCGCCCCTGGACGTGTGTCCCGTG CCCTGCCCGCAGTCCCTCGGCATGCAGATGGCCATCACCTCTGAGCCCAGGCACTGCCTCGCCGCCACCTATGGGAGCAGCTACTTCAGCGGGAGCCATGTGTTCCCTGCAGGCTGTTTCGACAGATAG